DNA sequence from the Nicotiana tomentosiformis chromosome 3, ASM39032v3, whole genome shotgun sequence genome:
ttTTTTTCCAGGGTGTTTCATGGACACAATGGAGAACTTGACAAAGGGGCACTACAACAAGTGTATGGAACAAAGGTTCAAGGAAATTGTGGCAAGTAAAGGGCTTGAAGCTATTCGGACTGAAATTAAGGATTTGGACTGGGAAAGCACTTTCTTCTTGAAACACCTTCCTCTTTCAAACATCTCACAACTTCCTGATCTTAAAGATGAATACAGAAAAATCATGAAGAAGTTTGCTGAAAAGCTAGAGAAACTAGCAGAGCAACTTTTGGACTTGCTCTGTGAAAATCTTGGACTGGAGCAAGGTTACCTGAAGAAAGCCTTTTATGGTTCAAAGGGTCCTATTTTTGGCACCAAAGTTAGCAACTACCCACCGTGTCCCAAGCCTGATTTGATTAAAGGCCTCAGGGCTCACACTGATGCTGGTGGAATCATCCTTCTATTCCAAGATGACAAAGTCAGTGGTCTCCAACTACTCAAAGATGACAAATGGATCGACATTCCACCAATGCGCCACTCTATTATCATCAACCTCGGCGACCAACTTGAGGTGATTACTAATGAAAAGTACAAGAGTGTGGAGCATAGGGTGATTGCCCAGCCTGATGGAAACAGAATGTCCATTGCTTCCTTCTATAACCCGGGGAGTGATGATCTCATCTATCCATCACCAGAATTGTTGGAGAAAGAGAACAAAGTCATTTATCCCAAGTTTGTTTTTGAGGACTATATGAAATTATATGCAGGTCTTAAATTCTAGGCTAAGGAGCCAAGGTTTGAAGCAATGAAGGTTGTGGAAACTGCTGTCAACTCTGCCCCAATAGCTACTGTTTGATGGAGTATTAATTAGAAAACTGATTAATGAGAAGAAAATGGCTTAGTATTAAGATTACGGTGATGTAATAATAATTTGTGGGGGTACTTTTCTCTTTTTATGCAACTTGGGTTTTTTCATCTACTCTTGCTAGTAAGACGTCTAAGAGGAGTTTATTGTGAAGTTCTCAAAAAAAGTTccttttaactaaaaaaaatgtGATGAagattgaaatttcataacatcaATAGTTTAACAGAAAATCAAAAGCACAACTACCATAACTaaaacaacatgaaaataaaagataataaaagGATAAATCAACACAAACACATCCTAGAAACTAATCAATTTCAATCGGATTATGATCAGAAGTTCCTTCTCCCTTCACTTGAACATTGAAGACAACATACAGTGGTGCAACATCAACTAACACAAATTTGACGACGAAACCTCGCTTGACATAATTGTCCAAAACAAAAAGTTTTCAGCCTACTTTGAACCTTCTTCGATCACCAATGCTCATAGATACAAGCCACTATTTGGAGGAAGATGATTGTAGATTTTTCTTGGAATAtactaaaaaaagaaaaacaaaaaacattACTATtaagttttcgaaaaatatgaaactgaaaca
Encoded proteins:
- the LOC104108073 gene encoding 1-aminocyclopropane-1-carboxylate oxidase 3-like, whose protein sequence is METFPVVNMELLHTEQRDAAMETIKDACENWGFFEVECQNDKQFKSYKPDSNIFHLIGCFMDTMENLTKGHYNKCMEQRFKEIVASKGLEAIRTEIKDLDWESTFFLKHLPLSNISQLPDLKDEYRKIMKKFAEKLEKLAEQLLDLLCENLGLEQGYLKKAFYGSKGPIFGTKVSNYPPCPKPDLIKGLRAHTDAGGIILLFQDDKVSGLQLLKDDKWIDIPPMRHSIIINLGDQLEVITNEKYKSVEHRVIAQPDGNRMSIASFYNPGSDDLIYPSPELLEKENKVIYPKFVFEDYMKLYAGLKF